In Fragaria vesca subsp. vesca linkage group LG1, FraVesHawaii_1.0, whole genome shotgun sequence, the sequence GAGATCATCGATGATTCAAATTCTGTTCCTCAGTTCAGGGTGTCCAGGCCTATAGATTTTGGGGAAAATCGTAAAGGGAAAAGGCCAAAACGAGAGTATGTTGATCATTCAATCTCTTCTGCATGGATGGAAGAAAAAGTAGACCCTGAGATTTGCAAAGTTGGAAATCTGAAAGTTAAGAGTGGGAACAAAATGGTCGGTAAGGCCCCATATTTCTTATATGGAAATGTTCTGAATCTACCGTATGATTCCTGGTCTAAAGTTTCTCAATTCTTGTACGACCATCAACCTGAATATGTCAATAGTCAGTTCTTCTCAGCTTTGAATAGAAAGGAAGGGTATGTACACAATCTCCCAACCGAGAACAGGTTTCGCATTCCTGAAGAGCCACCTATGACCATTCAGGATGTAATACCATATGCAAAGAATTTGTGGCCTCCGTGGGATACAAGGAAGCAATTGACCTGCATCAGTTCTGAAACCAGTGGCATATCTCAGTTGTGTGATAGGCTTGGAAGAATGGTTTCTGATTGTGGTGGAATGCTCTCACCTGAGAAACAGAGAGAAATCCTTCATCATTGCAACTTATTAAATCTTGTATGGGTTGGCCGAAACAAGTTGGGTCCTTTACAGCCTGAATACTTGGAACAAATCTTAGGCTATCCATTGAATCACACTAAAGTTGGTGAGAGTGGTTTGATTGAAAGACTTATTTCCCTCAAGTATAGCTTCCAGACAGACACATTGGCCTATCATCTTTCTGTTTTAAAGCATTTGTACCCAGCAGGAATAACAATGTTCTCAATTTTTAGTGGAATAGGAGGGGCAGAGATAGCTTTACACAAGCTCGGCATTCATTTGAAAGGTGTTGTATCTGTAGAGACTTGTGCGACAAAGAGAAAGATTCTTAGGAGGTGGTGGGAAACTACTGGCCAAATTGGGCAGTTGGAGCAAATTGATGACATCCAAAAGCTATCAAGCAGCAAACTTGAAAGTCTGATGAAAAGGTTTGGTAGTTTTGATTTCCTTATTTGTCAGAATCCATGTAGTTCTTCAGTTTCCAAAGTTCCTGCACAAAGTGGTGCGGATCCAGGTTTTGACTTCTCGTTGTTTTATGAGTTTGTTCGTGTCTATCAACGTGTAAAAAATATGATGGATAGAAAGAGCTGACATATTTCTTCATTCCTTGTAGTGCTTCAGTAGAACATTGTTTGTTTGTTTTTCCTAGGAATAATGTCAACATTTCTTTCTTGAAGTTGGATTTTGGCCTTGGCAAAAGAAATGTCATGCACTCGTACCATTTTAGTTTAGATAAATGTAGCGCACAAACAAACAGAAAAAGTGATCAGTGATGTCCTGTTGTTATGATGTGATTCAAATCCTGCAGAAAGTTTGCTTCTCCCATCAAAGGTTTAGAAATAAAAGAATACTCGAAACAATAGGGTTGTTTTTAATTTGATACTCCGCTATCAAATTTTGTTGTTTTGAACTTTGATATCCCAACTTTGCTGCCATTAACAAATGCCTGTTAACTGCTGACAAGTGCACGTTTGGTACCCAATATTGCAATACACCTTAATTCTTAAGACTGTCATGGACTCGTGTGATCTGCCTTACATTGTACTAATACTAGGCCATGTTTGGTGTTGCATGGGATTAGAAAAATAAATTTTAAATTAGAGATGTCTCATCTTTGGTGATGCATTGGATTAGACTACTTGTCATATATATTCTATTGTGTTTTACCGTCTCATAATCTTGGTCATTGATGAAATTCTAAAAAAATAAAAAATAAAATAAAAAACAAGTACCTCAAATATGGATATGCCCCTCTAACAATTAAAATCTCCAAAAGAAACCTGAGAGAAAGATGCAGAATCCAATAGCAACAACTAAATGGGAATTTTGGAATAAAAAGGGCATATTTCTCTGCAGCCACCAAAGGTAAAGTTAAAAACCATGTAGGCTTCTCTTAAACTGGGGAATCAACACTAATATGCAATATAGAGAGGAAAAAAACATAAGCAAAACTCACATTTAAGCTTAATACTCATGTGTTCATTATAAAACAGCAGGGAAGCAACAAAAAGATATGAATACTTGCTGCTCTAAACATACCCATGTGTTCATCAGTTCTTACATAAGAGCCACCACAATCAAAATAATAGTTAAAACATTTCACTGATGTTAAAGGTTCATGATCAAAAAATCAGTGTTAGTCATCAATCTACTTGTGGCTTTTAGAACAATCCTTGCCTATCTATTGCCCATAAGCAAGTTCTGAACAAATACTGCTTTAACCTCATCATCCAATGACTTGAAGATAGAGATGTTTTGTGGTCTCTCTAGGATGATTCTTAATGTAGCAATTTGATCATCAACAGATAAACCCATGTTCTTCAATTCTTTGGCAATGTCAGAGCGATCTTCATTACCCTTCAATATGGCCTCAGTTACCATTTGCATCCTCTTTCCGGATTCTTCAAATAATTTCTCCAAAGCTACAACAATCTTATCAGTCTCATCAACTCTCTTCCTCTTCCTACTACCTTCAGATTGGCTACATTCTTGGTTAAGTGACCCAGGACTTACGTTATTCTCATTAACCAGATTCTCAAGATTGATATCATTATTGCTTTGCACATCCGCCAAATCAGTAGGGGCTTCAGCTCCTCTTCCATTGGCACAGTCCTTGCCAAAATTCACAGCAAGACGATCTTAAATTGGATAACTAATATTAGAATAACATGTATGGTTAAACAAAGACAACTTGTATTAGAAACTTAATGAATTTATTTACCTGAACATACATATCCCATGCATCATTGCTATTGCCTATTGTACTATCTAGATAAATCAACCGAGTCTCACATCTAACAAATGATCGATTATCTAAAGCCATTCGTTGATCTCGTCTTTGCCTCAATTTCAACATCAGAAACACAAGGATTGTACAAGCAGACACATTCTCTAAATGCCACAGTTCCAACAACAGATTTCTTCCATCCATATCTAAAAGTTAAAAAATAGAATCAATCAACAATTCACATGAATGAAAAATTTATAAATATAACAGATTGATATTATATACAATATGCATATGGTTCCTTATTTATTCTGAACGAATAGTTTCTTATACAATCTATAAATATAAGACACAGGCAGAAAAAAAAAAAAAAATACAAAAAAGCATAATTGTTCTGAACAAGTAGTGCACGTTGGGTTTAATCAGAAGCAAAATTGAATCAAACTTATCAAGGATAAAGAGATATATTGAATCAAACTTATTAAGAATAAAGAGATATCTTTGATTTGTTAAAAAAAATAAGAGAACCCAGACATGAAACAAAACTGATCAATCTCTTTGCTTCAGAAGATCAATCGTCTATATATGGATCGAATAGAGAAAATAATGATTCAAGAATCAAAGAGAGAAAGGAAGAAATAGATGACCTTTACCTGCTGATGACGTTGAGAAGAAGATAGCGGCGAGAGAGACCGAAGAAGCGATAGTGAATCAGAGAGTGAATGAGAGGAGGCTAGGTTAGAGAAGTCTTAGCTAAGACCACCCAAGGAGGCCAAATGGAAAAACAGGTCCAACCTAAGACCATTTATTTTAGTACCAAGGTACACTAAGAATTTGCACCCACTCTTTCCTCTAATTCAATCTTCTGCTGGTCGGTGAGTCATGGCTTGATTGGTTAAGGTGTTTAACTGACAATTTTGAGGTCAAGGATTCAAATCTCACAAACATATGTAGAGTGTGTGAGTTATTAATAAAATAGTTAAAAAAAAAAAAAAAAAAAAAGTACTTCTGCTGCAGTTCTTGTGCTTGCAAGTGTTGGCTCTATATTTCAACTTCTCTCTTTTTTGTGTACGCCTTTTAAAAAGAGCTCGAGGAATTCAGGACTGCTCCTCAAACTTTTCTCCTGAATTTAATCACATGAATCGACACAGAAATTTGAGGTATCGAATCAGTGAATGCTCAACATTGCGAAAATATCACAACTATTTGTATTTTGACTCCAGTGTTTATGGTTCAGGTCTAAGAGTTTGGCTTAAGTTCTACAAAATCATGAAGAGTGCAATGCCTATGAAGAAGAGTTTAGAATCGCATTTGACATTTTGTGCATGTAGGAACGAGTAGGCTAGCTCATTCTGCTGGGGATACGACAGGAAGAGAGAAATGATCTAGTTCCCAAAGGCCAGGATAGTTTTAGATCCGTATGGTATCTGCTTGGTAAGTCAGTTTTTTCATAGTATACAAAGTTTTCCGGTAAGATATGGATACCAGATACAAATCTACCTGCAAACCATACGTATCAAATGTCCGCGAGGAACAATTTTCAAGCTAACATAAATTCAGGAAACACAAGGTTCTACCTGCTCATAGTATAGCAAGGAAGGAACTTCCTTTTGTAGAGAATGCAAGGGGGTGGTCTCGGTCGTACTTGCTCTGATCAAGCACGAGACCACCTAAAACACTAAGGATGTAATCGATCAAAGAAGAATTGAAAAGAACTGTATATATTGATGTACACAAGTGTAATATACACGTAGCTGCTTTACATGACCAAATATACGTGGTCTGTGTATTGTAGAATTATAAGTTGTGTGTAGGCAATAGGCAATGGGGTTAGTTAGACTTAGACTTCTGCTTCTTCCCACCAGAAAGAATACGTTGGATCTGAAGCCCTCGACTGAAAGCTTGGTTGAATAGCAGCCTGGCCTGGAACTCTGTGACAAAGGGGAACCATGCCATGACAGCCACTGGGGTAAAGATAACCAGTCCCATCACGTATTCGTACCCTCTTGCTAAAGCTTTTATAGACCCCCACATTCCGATGACCTTCACCGCTGGCCTGCATGCTTGTGATATCTGCTCCATCGTGATATACAACAACACACCACATTCATCACACAATGCACTTTGAGATAATTGATCAAACAGACTAGGATTCAGATACGTACCATAAGTAGCGCCCACCCAGTAGGCAAGAAGGCCAGTAAGCTTATAAAGATGTCACCAACAGTGAGATTAAGGAAAATAAAAAGTATCGCAATGGTGACTACGAAGCCAATGAAGACGAACAACTTGAGAAGTCTGAACATCAACTGGAAATCAGCACTGAACCTTTTTCTACCCAAGGATACAACCTGCAAATCAAATGTGTTTACCAGTCAGTGGCTATGCATCACTTGCACTCGGAAAGTTTATGTATTTCAAGTTTGAACACTAACCTTGAGGATAATCACCACAGCAAGAATGACGAGCCACGACAGAGCATAAACCTGGAATCATAATTTAAAATGAGTCTCAATAAATTAAAGTGGTTATCAATACGCTTTATGCAGTTCATCAAGGAATATCGTATTCGTTTTATTTTTCTAAGCTCATTACATCCTTATCCCTGCAGTATGATGCTTGACCCTGTGCTACACTTGGACTCTTTGGATAACCATATTATGTATCAGTTGCATCAGCATCTTGTCCCAACTTAGTTCATCTTCAAACTACTAGGGGCATGGAGCATGCAAAAGAAAACATCTGCTGAATGAAACGTCACTGAATCACTCAACATCTGGGTTGTTGGGTCAAATTTGTAAACATATACTCAGAATTGGAAATTTATATATGTAATACTTGATACTCTCCCTATCAAACTAGCCTAGGATAATCTATCTAGGACAGCTTGGTTGAACATGTAACTGGAATCCTACTTGTGAGCTTAATGATTCTTAGGGGAATTTGTTGCATCTTCAGAGAGAAAATGAAGCTAATAAGGAAAAGATTAAGACGTGTAATAATATACTCACCATGATACTTTTATCACCCCTGGAAACATTGAGATGGTACACAATTCCATATTGGAAAATTAAGAAGCGCAGAGAAAGTACAATCTCCCAAAAGCGTCCCAGCATCCCAGTGAACTGCAGGTGCTCTTGTTCTTCATCCCACCATGACTCCCAGCTCTTATTTGCTGGCACACCGATACCACCACGGCTAGTTATCCATTTTGACCAATCATCCCAATCTTCCACTATCTTTTGCCATTCAAATCCCGAAGGGTTGAAGAGGAAGGGTGCAAATAACCAAGAAAGCACCAAGAACCACATGGAGAATGTGATGAAGAGATATGCTGCTGAGCCATCTGCTGCTGAGCCAAATATCATATAAACAATAAGCAGTACCATAAGCTCCAGGCCTTTCGTAAAGTGACTCCGTGAGTACATCCTGTAGTTTTCAGCAAACTTTTCATGCCGAACAACAAAGCCACGACCAGTTGCTCTGTATTTAGCCCCACCATGCAGGATTGTTCTCCCATAATAATGAACCTTTGTACCCAGTGAGAAAGTAAAGAAAACCGATGCTAGCTGTAGCTGCATTATTATCGTGTCCCCTAATGCAGTTCTGAACCCTCTTTCAAGTCCAATTTCCATAATCATGGGCAAGGACGTCAACAACCCTAATTGAACAACAGATTGTGAAGCCATGGCTGTTTGTAGAGCATTATTTCCCTTGGTGGCAGCAAAGTTTGTAATTGTCTCTTCCATTCCACTTAATGACAAGTAGAGTCTACCATACAGGAAAGCATAGACCGTCATCACAACCAACTGCACAACAAAAATGATAATGTCATCATGCTAGTTAAGAAGATTTAAAACTATACTATCAAGATGTACATTTAGATTATCTTAAAACATATACCAGAATTATTTGACTAAGAATAGCAAAATATAATTTGTACAGCAGTGTATTCTGTGAGACTGTGACTAACAATGAAAAGATAAAGTAACAATTAGATAGATGATTACCAATGAGCTGATATAAAATCCTATTGTTGAGAAGTAATACGACAACACGCGGAAGAAATCATAACGGTGCCCTAATCGATAGATGTCTCTGCTCAGTGTTTGCTCTCCATTACCACAAGCAACTTTAGCCTCAAAGAGAGAGATTTGGTTGAGGCCTACATCCCTACCCTTCCCCACTTGGATGTACTCATGGTGAGTGACATTTCCTCTTCTTAGAGTGGAATTGAAACCTACATGTTATAAATCATAGTATGAAGCAAACTAAGTTTTTTTTTTTTTCCTAGCAAGAAAGATGTATCTCTCTGTGCATGTGAATGTTTTTATTCAAGAAAGTTACCTGCAAAAATATCCTCGCTGAGATTGATGCCACGAGAAGCCTTGCTCATGCCACCACGAGTAATGTGGAAGATTCTATCAAAGACATCTGGATGTCCATAATGGAAGCGAACCCTACATCCAACAAAAGCAAAATGGTTAGTGCCCTATTTAAAATTTTATTGCTTCAGATCTATGAAACAATTTTTATTTGACAACATTAAAGTAATACAGCAGATAAAAAATAAAAAGGTGAACTCTAGATGCAAAAGGATGGGGAAAACGCATGAAGAGGTTAGATTTCACAGAATGTAGATAATATCCCATAAAGAAGCTAGTGATTAACTAAAGGAACATAATCCAGATAGCCAACTATTATGTATATTAAAGAATGGCAACTTATTTGTTGGAAGTCTGATCCCTGCAATATATTTTGAAAAACAGTATTGCTCTATCATTAAAAAAATAGATAGTTCAGTATGTAAGAGAAAACATACTTAAGAGGTCTAGCAAGAACTCTTTGACCTATGGTTACGAAGCTCATTTCTTGATTTGACATAAACCACGCCAATGAAGAAACACTGCAATTCCAATGTAATAAGAATCAAAGTAATTAGGGTTACAATATGCGAATGTAACAAACCAATGTCTAAAATTTAAAATATAAAGTAAAAACAACCTTCCAGTAAATATATGCTCACGAACACCTAAAATTGAAGGCGGACGCACTCCGTGATCCTCATTAAATTCTTCAAGAAGGTTACGCATCTTGAGAGCTTCTTCCAAGTAATTGTCCTACAAGAAATTGGTTAAGTTATACATCACAGTTGGCTGGAATCAAAAGAGAATATATCATAACAGGATTATTATAGGGTTTACCTGATTCATGTCAATAGCCTGAAGAGCTTCTCCACGAGTGAAAATTACTGCATGGTTCTGGTTTTCAGGCTTCCCTTCTCCAATCTTTGCTGAGCCCGGCAATTTTATACGATATATTTCCTACAGAAAGTTACTATGATAATGAGTTCTTTAGCTATACAAAGGAACAGGAAATTTGTGATTCTGCAATATGTCAAAAGATTACCTGGTCAAGATTGTCAACTGCTTTGACCAACACAGAATAGTAAACCTTTTGCACCTTTTCACCTTCTCGTTCTTCAACTTCATCAATATATGCAACCCTGAGAGAGGGATTACTGTCGGAGGACAAGAAATAATTAAGATGAACTCAGCAATAATACGTTTTATGAATCAAATTGTGAAACTATCTTGACATATCAGGTAGAGGACATACTTAACCATTAGATTCAGGATATCAGTTGCACGACGATCTCCACTTCGCTTCTGATTGCCATAGTTCTGACAAGTAGCAACATAGGTAAATTTAAGATCAGCCACAGCTTCCAGTTGAGCAAATAGGGATCTCCGGCTCTTCTTTTCATCGTCTGGTGAAACCGTGATGGCTTTGTAGCCCTCTAGTATCTCTGCTCAAGACTAAAACATTAGGAAACCACATTTACCTCCAAAATGACAACTCCGTTAGACACAGTACTGCTAACCACTATGAGTGAAAAAAAAAAAACGAAAAAAAAAAACAAAAATCAGATAGTTAGGATATACTGCGGGAAGAAAAAGAAGACTAATATGGCTTTGTAACCATCTACTATATTTGCATACATCAAGTAAGGCAGAGATCGTAGTCAAAATCGCACTAAAGACATACAAATGTCACAAAATATTCTGATCCTCAGATGAAAATTATGCAAGAAATTGATAACATATGCTGCTAGTTTTACCTTTTTCATCAGCCATATCGAGAAAAGCCTGAAGCTTCAGAGCTCGTCGGTAATA encodes:
- the LOC101294991 gene encoding DNA (cytosine-5)-methyltransferase DRM2-like; translated protein: MPNNSNDRGYEHAIAPKEEILEFDLPSDHAFPTHFGNNDASSSGSNMRANMIGMGFSPSLVDKVIGEKGEEDAELLLETLLSYQDAQKSDSGLSDSLDSLFGDKDSSSVPEVSSIIQPKEEPDLPDGLEDEKKASLLMMNFSRDEVEFALNRLGEDATINDLVDFIIASQISVKLENDVDTVHGDEEKERRVIEKKKSLIFHFCCVLYNCTVIEPFDSQDTSDENLYGIMEKSIRLLEMGFSENQVSVAIEKFGSGAPLTDLAESIVTGKIYDDCYEEKIKCSTSHSDHSRNVSRFLGTASYGSVKVENEDFYPDTASGSRDRDLAENYLGKRPKQEIIDDSNSVPQFRVSRPIDFGENRKGKRPKREYVDHSISSAWMEEKVDPEICKVGNLKVKSGNKMVGKAPYFLYGNVLNLPYDSWSKVSQFLYDHQPEYVNSQFFSALNRKEGYVHNLPTENRFRIPEEPPMTIQDVIPYAKNLWPPWDTRKQLTCISSETSGISQLCDRLGRMVSDCGGMLSPEKQREILHHCNLLNLVWVGRNKLGPLQPEYLEQILGYPLNHTKVGESGLIERLISLKYSFQTDTLAYHLSVLKHLYPAGITMFSIFSGIGGAEIALHKLGIHLKGVVSVETCATKRKILRRWWETTGQIGQLEQIDDIQKLSSSKLESLMKRFGSFDFLICQNPCSSSVSKVPAQSGADPGFDFSLFYEFVRVYQRVKNMMDRKS
- the LOC101299811 gene encoding uncharacterized protein LOC101299811, giving the protein MDGRNLLLELWHLENVSACTILVFLMLKLRQRRDQRMALDNRSFVRCETRLIYLDSTIGNSNDAWDMYVQDCANGRGAEAPTDLADVQSNNDINLENLVNENNVSPGSLNQECSQSEGSRKRKRVDETDKIVVALEKLFEESGKRMQMVTEAILKGNEDRSDIAKELKNMGLSVDDQIATLRIILERPQNISIFKSLDDEVKAVFVQNLLMGNR